A window of Eikenella corrodens contains these coding sequences:
- the gltX gene encoding glutamate--tRNA ligase: MTVKTRFAPSPTGYLHIGGVRTALYSWAFAKHHGGEFLLRIEDTDLERSTQESVDIILQGMDWVGLHADNRSNIVYQSKNFPRYQALIQQLLDAGHAYHCYCSKEELEEMREKAEREGTATYDRRWRPEAGKTLPPIPAGVEPVVRFKSPIDGVTRWNDLVKGEISIPNAALDDLIVARADGTPTYNFCVVVDDMDMGITHVIRGDDHVNNTPKQINILKALGATLPEYAHLPMILNEQGKKISKRSGDTVAVTEYEDMGILPEALLNYLARLGWAHGDDEFFNMEQFVQWFDLEHVSASPSRMDGKKLMWINAEHIKAADNAELAKLVLPRLQQQGIAVSGSLQLEDVLALVKDRAHDLNALAAECAYFYRKAVPQEADVAKHWDAEAPARMQRFAAKLAELPEQDWTAENIHALFVPFCEAEGIKMGKLGMPLRLAVCGTAKTPSVDAVLALIGKEEVLRRIRESA; the protein is encoded by the coding sequence ATGACCGTTAAAACCCGTTTCGCCCCCAGCCCCACGGGCTACCTGCACATCGGCGGCGTGCGCACCGCGCTGTATTCCTGGGCGTTTGCCAAACACCACGGCGGCGAATTTTTGCTGCGCATCGAAGACACCGATTTGGAACGCTCCACCCAAGAATCCGTGGACATCATCTTGCAGGGCATGGACTGGGTCGGCCTGCACGCCGACAACCGCAGCAACATCGTGTACCAATCCAAAAACTTCCCGCGCTACCAAGCCCTCATCCAACAACTGCTGGATGCAGGCCATGCCTACCACTGCTATTGCAGCAAAGAAGAATTGGAAGAAATGCGCGAAAAAGCCGAGCGCGAAGGCACGGCCACGTACGACCGCCGCTGGCGGCCGGAAGCCGGCAAAACACTGCCCCCAATCCCCGCCGGCGTAGAACCCGTCGTCCGCTTCAAAAGCCCGATTGACGGCGTTACCCGTTGGAACGATTTGGTGAAAGGCGAAATCAGCATTCCCAACGCCGCGCTGGACGACCTCATTGTCGCCCGCGCCGACGGCACGCCCACCTACAACTTCTGCGTGGTGGTGGACGACATGGACATGGGCATTACCCACGTGATTCGCGGCGACGACCATGTAAACAACACACCCAAACAAATCAACATCTTAAAAGCACTCGGTGCCACACTGCCCGAATACGCCCACCTGCCGATGATTCTGAACGAGCAGGGCAAAAAAATCTCCAAACGCAGCGGCGACACCGTGGCGGTTACCGAATACGAAGACATGGGCATCCTGCCCGAAGCCCTGCTGAACTATTTGGCGCGGTTAGGCTGGGCGCACGGCGACGACGAATTCTTCAATATGGAGCAGTTTGTGCAATGGTTTGATTTGGAACATGTTTCCGCCAGCCCCAGCCGCATGGACGGCAAAAAACTGATGTGGATTAACGCCGAACACATCAAAGCCGCCGACAACGCCGAACTGGCCAAACTGGTGCTGCCGCGCCTGCAACAACAAGGCATTGCCGTTTCAGGCAGCCTGCAACTGGAAGACGTGCTGGCATTAGTGAAAGACCGCGCCCACGATTTGAACGCGCTGGCCGCCGAATGCGCCTATTTCTACCGCAAAGCCGTGCCGCAGGAAGCCGACGTGGCCAAACATTGGGATGCGGAAGCCCCCGCGCGGATGCAGCGTTTCGCCGCCAAACTGGCCGAGCTGCCCGAACAGGATTGGACGGCGGAAAACATCCACGCCCTGTTCGTGCCGTTCTGCGAAGCCGAAGGCATCAAAATGGGCAAACTGGGCATGCCGCTGCGGCTGGCGGTGTGCGGCACGGCGAAAACGCCGAGTGTGGATGCCGTGCTGGCCTTAATCGGCAAAGAAGAAGTGTTGCGCCGTATCCGCGAATCGGCTTAA
- the hda gene encoding DnaA regulatory inactivator Hda, producing the protein MNQLILDFPAAPPSFDTFLGQGNRELLQVLREQSEPFVYVWGPAGAGKSHLLQAWAAQAEAAGLSARYLNAANEPLHEMPPAGCHLALDQIDSLDADGQAELFNFCNHIRQSRQGALLIGASVPPPRLAVREDLRTRMGYCLVYEIKPLSDEEKIAALVEAARSRQIRISPDIFRYLLHHWRRDIGSLMAMLDALDRHALASHRPITLPLLKQLLQQDI; encoded by the coding sequence ATGAATCAACTCATCCTCGATTTTCCCGCTGCCCCGCCGAGTTTCGACACCTTCCTCGGCCAAGGTAACCGCGAGCTGTTGCAAGTTTTGCGCGAGCAGAGCGAACCCTTTGTGTATGTGTGGGGGCCGGCCGGGGCAGGCAAAAGCCATTTGCTCCAAGCCTGGGCAGCGCAGGCCGAAGCGGCCGGATTGAGCGCACGCTACCTGAATGCTGCCAACGAGCCGCTGCACGAGATGCCGCCGGCAGGCTGCCATCTCGCCCTCGACCAAATCGACAGCCTCGATGCCGACGGCCAAGCCGAATTGTTCAATTTCTGCAACCACATCCGCCAAAGCCGGCAGGGCGCGCTCCTGATTGGCGCCAGCGTGCCGCCGCCGCGCTTAGCCGTGCGAGAAGACCTGCGCACCCGCATGGGCTATTGCCTGGTGTATGAAATCAAACCGCTCAGCGACGAAGAAAAAATCGCCGCCTTGGTCGAAGCCGCCCGCAGCCGCCAAATCCGCATTTCGCCCGATATTTTCCGCTACCTGCTGCACCACTGGCGGCGCGACATCGGCAGCCTGATGGCCATGCTCGACGCGCTCGACCGCCACGC
- a CDS encoding trans-sulfuration enzyme family protein: MHFDTEVIHSSYNPDEHNRAIMPPIYQNSMFAMHQIGENIPYRYSRLANPTRKVLEDTMAELEHGCAGFAFGSGMAGIDAVFRTVLRPGDTIVAVADIYGGAYDLLTEVYAQWGVNVVFADLTLPENLDKLLAEHKVKLVWLESPSNPLLRLVDIPLLAQKAKAAGAVVGIDNTFATPYLQNPLDMGCDIVFHSATKYLCGHSDVLMGIVAVKEEGLAKRLQSTMVNTGGVAGPMDCALVLRGIKTLSVRMKQHLANAAELARRLEQHPAVDKVFYPGLPSHEHHELAKRQMRGFGGVVSVYLKKDGQAAADSVIRNLKLLHMAASLGGVESLVNHSFSQSHSGMSPAVKEKLGIREGLLRFSVGIEDIEDIWRDIDTALNTTL, encoded by the coding sequence GTGCATTTCGATACCGAAGTCATCCACAGCAGCTACAACCCCGACGAGCACAACCGCGCCATCATGCCGCCGATTTATCAAAACAGCATGTTCGCCATGCACCAAATCGGCGAAAACATCCCCTACCGCTATTCCCGCCTCGCCAACCCCACGCGCAAGGTGCTGGAAGACACCATGGCCGAATTGGAGCACGGCTGCGCCGGCTTCGCCTTCGGCAGCGGCATGGCCGGCATCGATGCCGTATTTCGCACCGTATTGCGCCCCGGCGACACCATCGTAGCCGTGGCCGACATCTACGGCGGCGCCTACGACCTGCTCACCGAAGTGTATGCCCAATGGGGCGTAAACGTCGTGTTCGCCGACCTCACGCTACCTGAAAACCTCGATAAGCTCCTGGCCGAACATAAAGTGAAACTCGTGTGGCTGGAAAGCCCCAGCAACCCGCTGCTGCGGCTGGTGGACATCCCCTTGTTGGCGCAAAAAGCCAAAGCTGCCGGCGCGGTGGTGGGCATCGACAACACCTTCGCCACCCCCTATCTGCAAAACCCGCTCGACATGGGCTGCGACATCGTGTTCCATTCCGCCACCAAATACCTCTGCGGCCATTCCGACGTGCTGATGGGCATTGTGGCGGTTAAGGAGGAAGGCTTGGCCAAACGCCTGCAAAGCACCATGGTGAACACCGGCGGCGTGGCCGGACCGATGGATTGTGCCCTCGTGTTGCGCGGCATCAAAACCCTCTCCGTACGCATGAAGCAGCACTTGGCCAACGCCGCCGAGCTCGCCCGCCGCTTGGAACAACACCCCGCCGTGGACAAAGTGTTCTATCCCGGCCTGCCCAGCCATGAGCATCACGAATTAGCCAAACGCCAAATGCGCGGCTTTGGCGGCGTGGTGTCGGTATATTTGAAGAAAGACGGCCAAGCCGCTGCCGATTCCGTTATCCGCAACCTCAAACTACTGCACATGGCCGCCAGCCTCGGCGGCGTGGAAAGCCTGGTGAACCATTCCTTCAGCCAGTCGCACAGCGGCATGAGCCCGGCGGTGAAGGAGAAACTCGGCATCCGCGAAGGCCTGCTGCGCTTCTCCGTGGGCATTGAGGATATTGAAGACATTTGGCGCGACATCGATACCGCATTGAATACCACGCTGTAA